AGGTGCGGCGGAAGGGATCTTCATCGGGCTCCCGACAATGGCGACGGCAGATGCGATGTATGATCGTCTTGGGAAGGCGTATCAGCGGATCTTCGCGGAGGGAGAGCACCCGTCACTTATCCTCGCTCACAGCGCCCGCCACCTCTCAGATACATTCAGACGATCCATCGGACCGTCTGGAGGCGATGTTCGTGAGCGTTATGGACGCGAGGAGGCAACGGCATCGGCACAGTGCACGGCATGGCTTGCCGACAGCAGGAAAAGAGCACTGCTTGCGTCGGTGGGTGTCGGGACCATTGATCAGGCACTCATGAGTGTCCTCCCTTTCCGTCACCAGTCACTCCGTCTGCTTGGGATCGCCCGCAACGTGCTGATTGTCGACGAGGTGCATGCATACGACGCCTATATGCACACTCTTCTTGAGCACCTGCTCAGATTCCATGCCGCTCTGGGGGGGAGCGCAATTCTCCTCTCCGCAACTCTCCCTCTCCATCAGAGGCAGAGTCTGATAAAAAATTTCACACAGGGGCTCGGTGTTACTTCCCCTATCGCTCAAAATACTTCATACCCCCTTCTTACAACTGTATCTGGACAAACTTTTGAGGAAATATCAGTAATCGATGAGAAGCGGCCCGAGCGATGTGTGCAGGTGGAACTGACCGATTCGATCCAGGATGTTGAGGACTGCCTCAAAACTGCAGTTGTAAATGGTCAGTGTGCCTGCTGGGTTCGGAACACCGTAAAAGACGCACTTCTAGCCTATGAAAAACTCTCCGAGATCCTCGGCGAAGAGCATGTGATGCTCTTCCACGCTCGTTTTGCTATGGGCGATCGGCGGTCCATCGGAGATGAGGTGATCCGACTTTTCGGGATAAATAGTACGAAGAAAGATCGGCAGGGTAAGGTTCTGATCGCCACCCAGGTCGTGGAGCAGTCGCTCGACCTGGACTTCGACGTCATGGTCACGGACCTCGCCCCGATAGACCTGATCATCCAGCGTGCCGGCCGGTTGCATCGCCACCAGATTCCTGAACGTGGAGACCGTGGGACGCCTACACTGCTGGTGCTGGCACCCCCGCCAATCGACACCCCGGATAAAGACTGGTACGAACGTATGTTCCCGGCAGGGGCGTATGTGTACCAGAAGCACGGGCAACTATGGCTCACAGCCCGTATCCTTGCGAAACAGGGGCAGATTGTCATGCCCGGCGATGAAAAACCGGACGGGGCTCGATGTTTGATCGAAGGTGTCTTTGGCCCGGAGGCGCAGGCAACCATACCTGAGGCCCTCATGAAGAGAGACATCGTGGCGGACGGAAAAGCCCGGAGCAGCATAGCGATGGCAAATCTCAACGCACTCGATCTTGACAAAGGATACGCAATGACGCCCGGGCAGTGGCAGGAGGAGACGAGGACTCCCACCCGGCTTGACGCACCGAGCGTCACGGTGGTCCTCGCCCGCTGGGACGGAGAAGTTCTGCGTCCGTGGTCGGATGCAGGGGAGTTCGCATGGGACATGAGCCAGGTCAGTGTCAGGGAAACGATGATATCCGGTCCGTCTGACCAGAACGGTGTCCCAAAGGAGGCAATAGATCGAGCACGGGAGACGATGCCCGGCAGAGGGGTGGGGCGCATCCTTGTTCCGCTTATCAGGTCTGAAGGGGAATGCTGGGAAGGGATGGCTACCGTTAGAAAGGGCGATGATATTCGTGTTGTCTCTTTTATCTATGATACCCGGATGGGCCTTCGCGAGGTACACGGCAGATGATGGACGCCAGGATCAATCTGACAAAAAAAATTATAATTTCACACATATTTTTGATATTGTCCTTGAATATCTGTTTTTGAGAATTATTTTTACTTTCACACCAGATTAAGAAGCTTTAAGGCTTCGTGGGATTAGCAAATCAATAAGGGCATCTTCTATGCCGCTTTTGAGACAACGGAATGCGGCATGGCGTTTCCTGTTATCTCCTGAAAAACGGATGTGAAAAATTATGGTCAATCTTATCCAGGAGGAGTGGATCCCGGTGATCCGAGACGATGGGACACGGGTCTCCATTGCACCCTGGCAGATCACTGAAGATTACAAAAAGAACCCGGTTCAATGGCTAGATGCACCGCGGGCAGACTTCAACGGGGCTGTTGTACAGTTCTTGATAGGAATCGTGCAGACTGCTCTACCTCCATCGAATGATCGAGAGTGGTTCCGTCGGTTTGCATCGCCCCCCGAACCTGAGGAGTTGAGAGAGCGATTCACAGCGTACGGCCACGTGTTTGAGCTGGATGGCGACGGGCCGAGGTTCATGCAGGACTTCGATCTGCCCGAGCAGAAAGAAAACCTCGATATTAGCCAGTTGCTCATCGAAATGCCCGGTGAAAAGACGGTGAAAGATAACACAGATCACTTCATCAAACGGGGTACGGTGCAGAAGATCTGTCAGCGTTGCTGTGCCATGGCACTCTACACCCTCCAGACAAACGCTCCCGGAGGCGGGCAGGGGCACCGCACCTCGCTCCGTGGCGGCGGCCCGCTGACGACCGTCGTGATGGGCCGGACACTCTGGGAAACGATCTGGCTGAACGTGATCCCGACCGGGGCGTTTGCCCGGTACGGGAATGCTGACCTTGAGGGGGATGCCGATATCTTTCCCTGGCTTGGGCCGACACGGACGAGCGACAGTAAGGAACGGACAACCCCCCAGGACACTCACCCGGCGCAGATGTTCTGGGGGATGCCGCGGAGGATCAGGATCGACCAAGACAATCTCGCAGAGGGAAGCTGCGATCTCTGTGGGTGTGCCAGCACGCACCTTGTTCAGACATATCAGACAAAAAACCACGGCGTGAATTACGAAGGTAACTGGCACCATATTCTCACACCGTATTCTGAGACTAAAAAAGGTGAATTGCTCTCTCATAAGGGACAACCGGGTGGGATCTCGTACCGCAAATGGCTGGGCTTGATACAAAATGATTCTGACTCGCAGTCGGAGCCTGCATCCGTAGTGCATGCTTTCCGATACGATAGACAACCCGACCTGCCGGATATACCATTCCGCCTGTGGGCATTCGGTTATGACATGGACAACATGAAGGCCCGGTGCTGGTATGAGGGGACGATGCCTCTCATCAAGGTCGACTCGTCAATCCGTGCCGATTACGAAGCCGTCACGGCGCAACTGATCAAGACGGCCTCGCTCGTGGCGGAGAGTGCCCGTAAGGCGATCGTAAAGGCGCTCTTCTCCGAGAAAGCAGATGTAAAAGGCGATGTCTCAGTGATCGACAA
The Methanofollis sp. DNA segment above includes these coding regions:
- the casA gene encoding type I-E CRISPR-associated protein Cse1/CasA, with translation MVNLIQEEWIPVIRDDGTRVSIAPWQITEDYKKNPVQWLDAPRADFNGAVVQFLIGIVQTALPPSNDREWFRRFASPPEPEELRERFTAYGHVFELDGDGPRFMQDFDLPEQKENLDISQLLIEMPGEKTVKDNTDHFIKRGTVQKICQRCCAMALYTLQTNAPGGGQGHRTSLRGGGPLTTVVMGRTLWETIWLNVIPTGAFARYGNADLEGDADIFPWLGPTRTSDSKERTTPQDTHPAQMFWGMPRRIRIDQDNLAEGSCDLCGCASTHLVQTYQTKNHGVNYEGNWHHILTPYSETKKGELLSHKGQPGGISYRKWLGLIQNDSDSQSEPASVVHAFRYDRQPDLPDIPFRLWAFGYDMDNMKARCWYEGTMPLIKVDSSIRADYEAVTAQLIKTASLVAESARKAIVKALFSEKADVKGDVSVIDNRFWKDTESEFYKVLYDLKGAMENGRETTDLKRGWLDAIRKEAEKLFDDYSQSALIGVADPKRIAVARRELRNFTSPAATKIWKTLDLPKPPVRKKNTKSHAS
- the cas3 gene encoding CRISPR-associated helicase Cas3', whose translation is MTGNPYVMVMFGFYWVTAVVGFISNISKKPEYSQNRYNHIPFRVWSIIAMISPPAEPFYLYWGKTAIDPRAPQQYHLLPYHCLDVAAAGLVLIQRDPHLFRLFAESTRLPEDAIVKFIPHFLALHDIGKFSVRFQNLKPDILSRLQGKTSDKGYIVRHDDMALSLIEQDLLHHSWEANWFRHDPSWTFSDWKFVWRPWFWAVSGHHGVPPQSRSEVNPARLFDTEDRAAACSFGDACAALFIGEEDICPLAFYEDLIDIFVRTSWLMAGLVVLSDWIGSSDHFLFHSEPLPLREYWEKIALPTAERAVKEAGVLPSLASPHTGMANLFPQITKPTVLQETVSRCRLHEGPQLFIMEETTGSGKTEAALVLAHRLIAEGAAEGIFIGLPTMATADAMYDRLGKAYQRIFAEGEHPSLILAHSARHLSDTFRRSIGPSGGDVRERYGREEATASAQCTAWLADSRKRALLASVGVGTIDQALMSVLPFRHQSLRLLGIARNVLIVDEVHAYDAYMHTLLEHLLRFHAALGGSAILLSATLPLHQRQSLIKNFTQGLGVTSPIAQNTSYPLLTTVSGQTFEEISVIDEKRPERCVQVELTDSIQDVEDCLKTAVVNGQCACWVRNTVKDALLAYEKLSEILGEEHVMLFHARFAMGDRRSIGDEVIRLFGINSTKKDRQGKVLIATQVVEQSLDLDFDVMVTDLAPIDLIIQRAGRLHRHQIPERGDRGTPTLLVLAPPPIDTPDKDWYERMFPAGAYVYQKHGQLWLTARILAKQGQIVMPGDEKPDGARCLIEGVFGPEAQATIPEALMKRDIVADGKARSSIAMANLNALDLDKGYAMTPGQWQEETRTPTRLDAPSVTVVLARWDGEVLRPWSDAGEFAWDMSQVSVRETMISGPSDQNGVPKEAIDRARETMPGRGVGRILVPLIRSEGECWEGMATVRKGDDIRVVSFIYDTRMGLREVHGR